One Camelina sativa cultivar DH55 chromosome 3, Cs, whole genome shotgun sequence genomic window carries:
- the LOC104775933 gene encoding golgin candidate 2-like, with amino-acid sequence MANWISSKLKAAETILQQLDQQAAESLRKDEKSETHDEVFETSPKSGSSPVSLKDQLRKKTYEGGSDSGGGSQMNSVEQKPPSYLSSGKKLRKPDQSQERTSSPSQGLTEDKTDKLTDNDWTELLSSPSQGTSTAKPRTPGGTSVTRGLKKDVKRHGNVGKNPLLSDGKKSEKSIGNVVDSKGRPQKQPNKEPSDKEVSSPSDADMESRNAPRDMFVKSTRKESEKDVSAQPPTMDDSTRSAHETLPKETLPSPGKKDGREPRRSAVWGKHLREEVSHSQSNVSDGLKRKDSSLSSDESESDYESDSSTDSERERQREERRRRREKIFAEKIATKAVAVIKERENMVARLEGEKQSLEKIVEERAKQQAQEAAELQTNMMETLEAADLEKQKHNNTRMEVLTRLAGLEAANAELTRSLAAGQKKLETQIEQVAVLRQQVEHKESTLEELKRNTYSSGESGSILKQSDTSRGDIFEHQMLEAEISLLTDKIGRLQDKATKMEADIEMMRKELEEPTEVEIELKRRLNQLTDHLIQKQSQVEALSSEKATISFRIEAVSRLIEENKGMSAIEAASQDLEAGDWELSGSKFKPAFQDKIRSGKKHLGWLVMQLNAIFVSGTVFLRRNPTAKIWAVLYLVCLHLWVLYILLSHSDTSSSGELRSGAVISLENFSNSSHQ; translated from the exons atggcgaaTTGGATCTCGTCGAAGCTCAAAGCCGCCGAAACGATTCTTCAAcag ctcgATCAGCAGGCAGCAGAGTCTCTACGAAAGGATGAGAAGTCTGAGACCCATGACGAGGTCTTTGAGACCTCTCCAAAATCTGGAAGTAGTCCTGTTTCTTTGAAAGATCAGCTGAGAAAGAAGACATATGAAGGTGGTAGTGATTCTGGTGGTGGATCTCAGATGAACTCAGTTGAGCAAAAACCACCTAGCTACTTGAGTAGTGGCAAAAAATTACGCAAACCAGATCAATCCCAAGAAAGGACAAGTTCACCGTCACAGGGTTTGACAGAAGATAAAACTGATAAACTCACTGACAATGACTGGACAGAACTCCTGAGTTCTCCAAGTCAGGGGACCAGCACTGCTAAGCCTCGTACTCCTGGTGGAACATCTGTGACTCGGGGATTGAAGAAGGATGTAAAAAGGCATGGGAATGTGGGGAAAAATCCTTTGTTATCTGATGGAAAGAAGAGTGAGAAGAGTATTGGTAATGTTGTCGATTCCAAAGGGAGGCCACAAAAACAGCCGAATAAGGAACCTAGCGACAAGGAAGTGTCTAGCCCTTCTGATGCTGACATGGAAAGTAGGAATGCTCCTAGGGATATGTTTGTGAAGTCAACTCGTAAAGAGAGTGAGAAGGATGTCAGTGCTCAGCCACCTACCATGGATGACTCCACGAGATCGGCCCATGAGACTCTCCCTAAGGAAACATTACCAAGTCCCGGAAAAAAGGATGGTCGTGAGCCCAGAAGAAGTGCGGTATGGGGAAAGCATTTGAGGGAAGAAGTCTCGCACTCGCAGAGCAATGTTTCTGATGGTCTAAAGAGGAAGGATTCTTCCTTGTCAAGTGATGAATCTGAATCCGATTATGAGTCTGATTCGAGCACAGACTCTGAGAGAGAGCGTCAGAGGGAGGAGCGTAGGAGGAGACGAGAGAAAATCTTCGCTGAAAAAATTGCAACAAAAGCTGTAGCGGTCATCAAAGAGCGAGAGAATATGGTAGCAAGACTTGAGGGTGAAAAACAGAGTTTAGAGAAAATAGTCGAGGAACGAGCTAAACAACAGGCACAAGAG GCTGCAGAGTTGCAAACAAACATGATGGAAACACTGGAAGCTGCTGACCTTGAAAAACAGAAGCATAACAATACAAGAATGGAAGTTCTCACACGTTTGGCCGGATTGGAG GCTGCAAATGCGGAACTTACAAGATCGCTTGCTGCTGGGCAGAAGAAACTTGAGACTCAG ATAGAGCAGGTGGCAGTACTCCGACAACAAGTTGAGCATAAAGAGTCTACTCTGGAAG AACTGAAGCGGAATACTTATAGTAGCGGGGAAAGTGGATCAATTCTGAAACAG TCAGATACTTCTAGGGGAGACATATTCGAACACCAGATGCTTGAAGCAGAGATTTCCTTGCTGACTGATAAAATCGGGCGGTTACAAGATAAG GCAACTAAAATGGAAGCAGACATAGAAATGATGAGAAAGGAACTCGAAGAACCAACTGAAGTGGAAATTGAACTGAAGCGAAGACTCAACCAGCTTACTGACCACCTTATTCAAAAACAATCCCAG GTCGAAGCGCTTTCCTCAGAGAAAGCAACCATATCGTTTAGAATCGAG GCTGTGTCAAGGCttatagaagaaaacaaaggtaTGTCTGCAATTGAAGCCGCATCCCAAGATCTTGAAGCAGGAGATTGGGAACTCTCAGGATCAAAGTTTAAACCAGCTTTCCAAGATAAAATCCGGTCAGGCAAGAAACATTTGGGATGGCTAGTGATGCAACTAAATGCTATCTTCGTCTCGGGAACCGTCTTCTTGCGTAGAAACCCGACCGCCAAAATCTGGGCTGTGCTCTATCTTGTTTGCCTTCATCTCTGGGTATTATACATCTTACTTTCTCATTCTgatacttcttcttcaggtgAACTTAGATCAGGTGCCGTGATTTCCTTAGAGAACTTCAGTAACAGTTCACATCAATAG